A stretch of the Malus sylvestris chromosome 10, drMalSylv7.2, whole genome shotgun sequence genome encodes the following:
- the LOC126586919 gene encoding probable WRKY transcription factor 31, producing MDKGWGLTLDSDSCGFLLNKPPTAAVKLDHNHNNNKRSSFFSGERMFSGMEFPVKLGSREEQTASQPSNDNDRMVVDEVDFFSDRKNKLKSNSTDDHHQDSRSNDAMSVKKENWTRLDVNTGLHLVTANTGSDQSMVDDGTSSDRADDKRAKNHELAQLQVELQRMNAENQRLKEMLGQVTNNYSALQMHLAAVVQQQHNHTTAAPADQSSQLHHDQNAEAKADQGKKQGLVPRQFLNLGPRATAEATDDQVSNSSSEARTGSASPPQNISEVASPKNGQIGPLDPANSNTFRDGKRVGRDESPESESEGWVPDKVPKLNNSAAPKPIDQSTEATMRKARVSVRARSEAPMITDGCQWRKYGQKMAKGNPCPRAYYRCTMAVGCPVRKQVQRCAEDRTILITTYEGNHNHPLPPAAMAMASTTTAAASMLLSGSMSSADGMNMNPNNLLARAILPCSSSVATISASAPFPTVTLDLTTSPSQVQRPNTPFQVPNFPGQPPSFGAASHQLPQVFGQALYNQSKFSGLQLSQDTMGSTSSQQQMQQTQSSSFADTVSAITADPSFTAALAAAITSIIGGGAHPSNTTTNSASPMSNNSSGANNNNKISGFPGN from the exons ATGGACAAAGGATGGGGGCTCACCCTTGATTCTGACTCCTGCGGCTTCCTCCTCAACAAGCCGCCCACCGCGGCGGTTAAGCTCGACCACAACCACAATAACAACAAGAGAAGCAGTTTTTTTAGTGGGGAAAGGATGTTTTCGGGAATGGAATTCCCTGTCAAACTTGGCAGCCGGGAAGAGCAGACTGCATCACAGCCGTCCAATGACAACGATCGGATGGTTGTGGATGAGGTGGACTTCTTTTCTGATCGTAAGAACAAGCTCAAAAGCAATAGTACTGATGATCATCATCAGGATTCGAGATCCAATGATGCAATGAGTGTCAAGAAGGAGAATTGGACTCGTTTGGATGTTAAT ACTGGATTGCACCTTGTTACTGCGAACACCGGAAGTGATCAGTCGATGGTTGATGATGGGACTTCTTCTGATCGTGCGGATGACAAAAGAGCAAAGAATCATGAG CTGGCACAGTTGCAAGTGGAGCTCCAACGTATGAATGCTGAAAACCAGAGGCTGAAAGAGATGCTAGGTCAAGTGACCAACAACTACAGTGCATTACAGATGCATCTTGCTGCAGTTGTACAACAACAACATAATCACACTACTGCAGCTCCAGCTGATCAGAGCTCACAATTACATCATGATCAG AATGCTGAGGCAAAGGCTGATCAAGGTAAGAAACAAGGGTTGGTGCCAAGACAATTTCTAAATTTGGGTCCGAGAGCCACAGCCGAGGCGACTGATGACCAAGTTTCCAATAGTTCATCGGAAGCGAGAACCGGATCAGCTTCACCACCTCAAAACATCAGTGAAGTTGCATCACCGAAAAACGGTCAGATTGGTCCGTTGGATCCGGCAAACTCTAATACTTTCCGTGACGGGAAAAGAGTTGGCAGGGATGAGAGTCCTGAATCTGAATCAGAAGGATGGGTGCCCGACAAGGTCCCCAAGCTCAACAATTCTGCGGCTCCTAAGCCAATTGATCAATCAACCGAGGCTACCATGAGGAAAGCCCGCGTCTCCGTTCGAGCCAGATCAGAAGCCCCCATG ATTACTGATGGGTGTCAATGGAGAAAGTATGGACAGAAGATGGCAAAAGGGAACCCATGTCCTCGTGCATATTATAGGTGCACCATGGCTGTAGGCTGTCCTGTTCGCAAACAA GTACAACGTTGTGCGGAGGACAGAACCATACTGATCACAACATATGAAGGCAATCACAATCACCCACTGCCCCCCGCTGCAATGGCCATGGCATCAACCACCACGGCAGCTGCCAGCATGTTGCTTTCGGGGTCCATGTCAAGTGCGGACGGGATGAATATGAACCCTAATAATTTGCTAGCCAGAGCAATTCTTCCATGCTCATCAAGTGTTGCCACAATCTCAGCCTCAGCTCCATTTCCAACTGTTACATTGGACCTTACCACATCGCCATCACAAGTCCAAAGACCAAACACCCCATTTCAAGTCCCTAATTTCCCAGGGCAACCCCCGAGTTTTGGGGCAGCTTCACATCAACTGCCTCAAGTTTTTGGGCAAGCCCTTTACAACCAGTCTAAATTTTCAGGACTTCAGCTGTCCCAGGATACAATGGGGTCTACTAGTTCACAACAACAAATGCAGCAAACGCAGTCTTCCTCCTTTGCTGACACAGTGAGTGCCATCACGGCTGATCCGAGCTTCACTGCTGCTCTCGCGGCCGCTATAACCTCGATCATTGGCGGAGGAGCTCATCCGAgcaacaccaccaccaacagCGCCTCCCCCATGTCCAACAACAGCAGCGgtgccaacaacaacaacaagattAGTGGTTTCCCGGGAAATTAA